A genomic stretch from Carassius auratus strain Wakin chromosome 37, ASM336829v1, whole genome shotgun sequence includes:
- the LOC113056140 gene encoding mRNA decay activator protein ZFP36L2-A-like: protein MSASVLSSIYDFDREKVPNSNAVYFHNMLEKRNVGVPFAASNTNSNRFFDHFRSNSTNHMDFNMSNRLQIGFESSTPAYMNKENKYRDRAFSDTGVPSQQLEEILQQKPGSQINLTRYKTELCRPFEENGSCKYGEKCQFAHGYHELRNLSRHPKYKTEPCRTFHTIGFCPYGPRCHFIHNADERRAAMSNSQPRISREIGVLEEKESSNPFLRPRERTKLHHSLSFSGFSSSCSIESALIDSPTSCTPTCTLTPSSPFLNAFTFPDQDLKAFLAPIIPQTQSQSSGGLYGNIQTSACPPSPPFKMSQLPSMHPLSESPVFDSPPSPPDSLSDPEGYLSGSCCSSGTISGSESPSMDANRRLPIFSRLSISDD from the exons ATGTCTGCCTCGGTGCTGTCTTCAATATATGATTTCGACAGG GAAAAAGTCCCAAATTCAAATGCAGTCTATTTCCACAATATGCTGGAAAAGAGGAATGTTGGGGTCCCATTCGCTGCTTCCAATACCAACAGCAACAGGTTTTTTGATCATTTCAGGAGTAACTCAACAAACCACATGGACTTCAACATGAGCAACAGGCTCCAGATCGGTTTCGAGAGCTCGACACCAGCCTACATGAATAAAGAAAACAAGTACAGAGACCGTGCGTTCAGTGACACAGGAGTACCCAGTCAACAACTTGAGGAAATCCTTCAACAAAAGCCTGGCTCTCAGATCAACTTGACCCGCTACAAAACCGAACTTTGCAGGCCTTTTGAGGAAAACGGCTCGTGCAAGTATGGGGAAAAGTGTCAGTTCGCTCATGGCTATCACGAACTGAGAAACTTGTCCCGCCACCCAAAGTACAAGACCGAGCCATGCCGCACATTCCACACTATAGGTTTCTGTCCATACGGCCCCCGCTGCCACTTCATTCACAACGCGGATGAGCGGAGAGCTGCTATGAGTAACTCTCAACCAAGGATCAGCAGGGAGATTGGTGTCCTGGAAGAGAAGGAATCATCAAACCCATTCCTGAGACCGAGGGAAAGAACGAAGCTACACCACAGCCTGAGCTTTTCAGGCTTCTCCAGCTCCTGCAGCATTGAGTCTGCTTTGATTGACAGCCCAACATCATGCACGCCCACCTGCACACTCACTCCCAGTTCACCCTTTTTGAATGCGTTCACTTTCCCCGATCAGGATCTTAAGGCTTTTCTTGCACCCATCATCCCTCAGACCCAAAGTCAGAGCAGCGGTGGCTTGTATGGTAACATCCAGACCAGCGCTTGCCCCCCATCGCCGCCTTTCAAAATGAGCCAATTGCCCTCCATGCATCCACTCTCAGAGTCTCCGGTGTTCGATTCTCCACCAAGCCCGCCGGATTCCCTCTCAGATCCTGAGGGATACCTGAGTGGCTCTTGCTGTTCCTCTGGCACAATCAGCGGCTCGGAGTCGCCCAGTATGGATGCAAATAGACGTTTGCCAATCTTCAGCAGGCTGTCGATTTCAGACGATTGA